The following coding sequences lie in one Primulina huaijiensis isolate GDHJ02 chromosome 2, ASM1229523v2, whole genome shotgun sequence genomic window:
- the LOC140960511 gene encoding EPIDERMAL PATTERNING FACTOR-like protein 2 translates to MGHSQIPICRYKFRHFLAISFLILLISSLEGRILSRNGDNKKIVDEDKLSALRPQIGSRPPRCEGRCSSCGHCVAIQVPTNPQSRNNIKNSAEVLVTAFARDDYHSNYKPMSWKCKCGNLIFNP, encoded by the exons aTGGGTCACAGTCAAATTCCCATATGCCGCTATAAATTCCGCCATTTTCTGGCAATATCTTTTCTCATTCTCCTGATTTCAAGCTTGGAAG GCAGAATTCTGTCACGAAATGGTGACAACAAGAAG ATTGTGGATGAAGACAAGTTAAGTGCCCTAAGACCGCAAATCGGGTCGAGGCCACCGCGATGCGAGGGGAGATGCAGTTCTTGTGGTCATTGTGTAGCCATTCAAGTGCCTACGAATCCCCAGTCAAGAAACAATATCAAGAACTCCGCCGAAGTTTTAGTCACTGCTTTCGCAAGAGACGACTACCATTCTAACTACAAGCCAATGAGCTGGAAATGTAAATGTGGGAACCTCATTTTTAACCCATAA
- the LOC140960518 gene encoding uncharacterized protein, giving the protein MAATFVEPLKSHSVADAAVNFADSKPLKVCFSYAAYAKNLIHRLLSSNIPVEVGLSDAEFSAVEASFHVTFPPDLRSVLREGLPVGPGFPNWRSSSKQQLDILTNLPILEICREVSRNEFWLESWGDKPDDGDECVNLAKGFLKKAPVLVPIYRHFYIPGTPCMAGNPVFYVHRGDVKLWSFDIAGFFQQIEFRMSGNSDKVLRRPRLSDLLTAPAWAATEAKRIELWSQLAERVGNVTARGEAGGWWSGELGGCLEDVCSRLREGGWKEEDVREMMMVDGGDIQTNFNDHGESLEEYRGSMRRRVRVLSRRLLRGGWSMEDVAESLGSPEDYYRNRIVEGGESCFDFAMHEDTGS; this is encoded by the coding sequence ATGGCCGCAACCTTCGTCGAGCCACTCAAATCCCACTCCGTTGCCGACGCCGCCGTGAACTTTGCCGATTCTAAACCCTTAAAAGTCTGCTTTTCGTATGCAGCTTACGCCAAGAACTTGATACACCGCCTCCTCTCGTCGAATATTCCTGTGGAGGTTGGCCTTTCGGATGCCGAATTCTCTGCCGTGGAGGCATCATTTCATGTTACATTTCCGCCGGACCTCCGGTCCGTCCTCCGAGAAGGATTACCCGTTGGCCCAGGATTCCCTAATTGGAGATCTTCATCCAAACAACAGCTTGATATTCTTACAAATCTCCCCATATTGGAAATCTGCAGGGAAGTTTCAAGAAATGAATTTTGGCTTGAGTCTTGGGGAGATAAGCCTGATGACGGTGATGAATGTGTGAATTTGGCTAAAGGGTTCTTGAAAAAGGCTCCGGTTCTAGTTCCGATTTACCGGCATTTTTACATTCCGGGGACGCCGTGTATGGCTGGGAATCCGGTGTTTTACGTGCATAGAGGGGATGTTAAATTATGGAGTTTTGATATTGCTGGATTTTTTCAACAGATCGAATTCAGAATGAGTGGAAATAGCGATAAAGTTTTAAGGCGTCCGAGGTTGTCTGATTTGCTCACTGCGCCAGCATGGGCCGCTACGGAAGCGAAGAGGATCGAGCTGTGGTCGCAGCTGGCAGAAAGAGTGGGGAATGTGACGGCGCGTGGTGAAGCGGGCGGGTGGTGGAGTGGGGAGTTGGGAGGATGTTTGGAGGACGTGTGTTCGAGATTGAGGGAAGGAGGGTGGAAAGAAGAGGATGTGAGGGAGATGATGATGGTGGACGGCGGTGATATTCAGACGAATTTTAATGATCATGGTGAGAGTTTAGAAGAATACCGTGGAAGTATGCGGCGGCGCGTGAGGGTGCTGTCGAGAAGATTGTTACGTGGCGGGTGGAGCATGGAGGATGTGGCGGAGTCGCTTGGATCTCCGGAGGATTACTATCGAAATAGGATCGTGGAAGGCGGCGAATCTTGCTTTGATTTTGCGATGCATGAGGATACGGGTTCCTAG